The following are from one region of the Salminus brasiliensis chromosome 14, fSalBra1.hap2, whole genome shotgun sequence genome:
- the osbpl2a gene encoding oxysterol-binding protein-related protein 2 — protein MNSEEEFYDAETGLESDDSCEVSFKDAPVYEGKQTSNGSVPSENGVWKRRTTLPAPMFSRNDFSIWGFLKKCIGMELSKITMPIVFNEPLSFLQRISEYMEHTYLIHKACTLSDSIDRMQVVAAFAVSAVASQWDRTGKPFNPLLGETYELTREDEGYRLISEQVSHHPPISAFYAESLSQDFVFHGSIYPKLKFWGKSVEAEPKGIMTLELSKHKEVYTWTNPMCCVHNVILGKLWIEQYGTVEIVNHSTGDKCVLNFKPCGMFGKELHRVEGHIQDKSKKKRRIIYGKWTECLYTIEPKAYEANRKAEKKSGDSKKHKQEQKTSGGADDADEMPDVQETVAMIPGSTLLWRIAPRPAHSAQMYNFTSFAMTLNELSPGMEGVIAPTDCRLRPDIRAMEKGDIDTASLEKERLEEKQRAARRERAKDEEEWSTRWFHQGTNPHVGTSDWIYTGGYFDRKYSDLPDIY, from the exons ATGAACAGCGAAGAGGAGTTTTATGATGCTGAGACAG GTTTGGAATCGGATGACTCCTGTGAGGTTAGCTTTAAAGATGCCCCAGTGTATGAGGGGAAACAGACGTCAAATGGTAGCGTGCCATCCGAGAACGGGGTGTGGAAGCGAAG AACTACCCTCCCTGCTCCCATGTTTTCAAGAAATGACTTCAGTATTTGGGGCTTCCTGAAGAAGTGCATTGGCATG GAGCTGTCCAAGATAACAATGCCTATTGTTTTTAATGAGCCACTCAGCTTCCTTCAGAGAATTTCAGAGTACATGGAGCACACATACCTCATCCATAAAGCATGCACACTGtctgattctatagacagaatGCAG GTTGTTGCTGCATTTGCTGTGTCTGCTGTGGCGTCACAATGGGACAGAACTGGAAAACCTTTCAACCCCTTACTAGGAGAGACCTACGAGCTCACAAG GGAAGATGAGGGTTACCGGCTGATCTCTGAGCAGGTTAGCCACCATCCACCAATCAGTGCGTTCTATGCTGAATCGCTCAGCCAGGACTTTGTCTTCCATGGCTCCATTTATCCAAAACTGAAGTTCTGGGGGAAAAGTGTAGAGGCTGAACCCAAAGGCATAATGACACTAGAGCTGTCCAA GCACAAGGAGGTATACACTTGGACAAACCCAATGTGTTGTGTGCACAATGTCATACTGGGAAAGCTGTGGATAGAGCAGTATGGAACAGTGGAGATAGTCAACCACAG CACTGGGGACAAGTGTGTGCTGAATTTTAAACCATGTGGCATGTTTGGCAAAGAGCTGCATCGGGTAGAAGGTCATATCCAGGACAAGAG TAAGAAGAAACGGCGCATTATCTATGGGAAGTGGACAGAGTGCTTGTACACTATAGAGCCAAAGGCCTATGAAGCAAACAGGAAGGCAGAGAAGAAAAGTGGAGATTCCAAGAAACACAAACAG gAGCAGAAGACTAGTGGTGgtgctgatgatgctgatgaaaTGCCAGATGTCCAGGAGACAGTGGCTATGATCCCAGGCAGTACATTACTTTGGAGGATAGCCCCAAGACCTGCACACTCAGCACAG ATGTATAATTTCACCAGCTTTGCCATGACACTGAATGAGCTGTCGCCTGGCATGGAGGGAGTCATAGCACCTACGGATTGTCGTCTAAGACCAGACATAAGAGCTATGGAAAAGGGAGACATAG ACACTGCAAGTCTCGAGAAGGAGAGGCTGGAGGAGAAGCAGAGGGCTGCACGTAGGGAACGTGCTAAAGATGAAGAGGAGTGGTCCACCAG GTGGTTTCATCAGGGCACGAATCCTCATGTAGGAACTTCAGACTGGATCTACACGGGTGGATACTTTGACAGGAAGTACTCTGACCTCCCTGACATCTACTGA